A genomic window from Myotis daubentonii chromosome 4, mMyoDau2.1, whole genome shotgun sequence includes:
- the LOC132232622 gene encoding pancreatic secretory granule membrane major glycoprotein GP2-like, translated as MLGFPVLWLVSAACALALASTEQPGDRAPVSGGAYRLELVCGAPGAPEPPLCFDPCQNYTRLDDPSRSSEVTERAKKCDRDLRGWFRFVGEGGTRMPETCVPMYRCQTEAPMWLQGAHPTLEQGVVTRTACAHWSDNCCSWKAEVQVAACPGGYHVYRLESTPSCNLRYCTDPSTAETKCDNACRPQEECAFLNGTWGCACRRDLNSSDIHSLQPQLDCGARDIKVLLDRCQLEGLGFGDEVTAYLRDHNCSSVTHREGGNWVSVVSPAQANACGNILERNETHAIYKNTLSLVDELIIRDTKLNINFQCAYPLDMRVSLQTALQPIVSSVNISLAGEGEFTVTMALFQDPNYTLPYEGASATLPVESMLYVGALLERGDTAQFKLLLRHCYATPTADRADPVKYFIIRNSCPNQLDSTISVEENGVSAQGRFSVQMFMFAGNYDLVFLHCEVHLCHSSREQCQPFCSRSQLRSEAVAIDPALVLDLGPITRKGAPSLGVMNGTPGPAGLLGAGPGLLLPVLLAQLF; from the exons ATGCTGGGCTTCCCGGTCCTGTGGCTGGTCTCAGCCGCCTGCGCTCTGGCCTTGGCCTCTACAGAGCAGCCAG GCGACAGAGCCCCTGTCAGCGGTGGTGCCTACAGGCTGGAGCTGGTGTGCGGCGCTCCGGGGGCCCCGGAGCCCCCCCTCTGCTTTGACCCCTGCCAGAACTACACCCGCCTGGACGACCCCTCGCGAAGCTCAGAGGTCACGGAAAGAGCCAAGAAGTGTGACCGGGACCTGCGTGGCTGGTTTCGCTTTGTGGGAGAAGGAGGCACGAGGATGCCGGAGACCTGTGTGCCCATGTACAGGTGCCAGACGGAAGCGCCCATGTGGCTGCAGGGGGCCCACCCAACCCTGGAGCAGGGCGTCGTGACCCGCACTGCCTGTGCCCACTGGTCCGACAACTGCTGCTCCTGGAAGGCTGAGGTTCAGGTGGCGGCCTGCCCGGGGGGGTACCACGTGTACAGGCTGGAGAGCACCCCTTCGTGTAACCTGAGATACTGCACAG ACCCGTCCACAGCGGAGACCAAGTGCGACAATGCCTGCCGCCCCCAGGAGGAGTGCGCCTTCCTCAACGGCACCTGGGGCTGTGCCTGCAGACGGGACCTCAACAGCTCCG aTATCCACAGCTTGCAGCCTCAGCTGGACTGTGGGGCCAGGGACATCAAGGTGTTGCTGGACCGGTGTCAGCTGGAAGGCCTGGGTTTTGGGGATGAGGTCACTGCCTACCTGAGAGACCACAACTGCAGCAGCgtcacccacagagaagggggGAACTGGGTCTCCGTGgtcagccctgcccaggccaacGCCTGCGGGAACATCCTGGAG agaaatgaaaccCATGCCATCTACAAAAACACCCTCTCCTTGGTCGACGAGCTAATCATCAGAGACACCAAACTCAACATCAACTTCCAGTGCGCCTATCCGCTGGACATGAGAGTCAGTCTGCAGACGGCCCTGCAGCCCATCGTAAG CTCCGTGAacatcagcctggctggcgagGGAGAGTTTACCGTCACGATGGCCCTCTTCCAAGACCCGAACTACACGCTGCCTTACGAGGGGGCGTCGGCCACACTGCCCGTGGAGTCCATGCTGTACGTGGGCGCCCTCCTGGAGAGAGGGGACACCGCCCAGTTCAAGCTGCTGCTGAGGCACTGCTATGCCACCCCCACTGCGGACAGGGCTGACCCCGTGAAGTATTTCATCATCAGAAACAG CTGCCCGAATCAGCTGGACTCCACCATCTCCGTGGAGGAGAACGGGGTGTCCGCCCAAGGCCGCTTCTCGGTCCAGATGTTCATGTTCGCGGGGAACTATGACCTCGTCTTCCTGCACTGTGAGGTGCACCTGTGCCACTCCTCGCGTGAGCAGTGCCAGCCG TTTTGCTCAAGAAGCCAACTCCGCAGTGAAGCAGTGGCCATCGACCCGGCCCTGGTTCTAGATTTGGGACCCATCACTCGGAAGG GTGCCCCCTCTCTTGGTGTCATGAACGGGACCCCCGGCCCTGCAG ggCTCCTGGGGGCCGGGCCTGGGCTGCTCCTGCCCGTCCTCCTGGCCCAGCTCTTCTGA